From a single Pyxicephalus adspersus chromosome 11, UCB_Pads_2.0, whole genome shotgun sequence genomic region:
- the LOC140340241 gene encoding olfactory receptor 6N2-like — MFSNNTVSEFIFIGFPALYHYNSLLFVCLLIVYLLTIAGNLTICLLVKTDLRLHSPMYIFISTLSFIEIFYTTATIPKMLVNLLVENKTISVRNCLLQTYFFHALGSCECCLLTAMAYDRYLAICHPLHYSSIMTSTMTMRLVGSCFTLGFLLPLTEILLISRLSFINNKLEHIFCDIPPLISLACGDTSINILADFVTNCFTVVVNFFLVMTSYFKIIMTVMKIKTSAGRMKAFSTCVSHLTVVLMFFTCALFMYIRLTKSYSLYFDRAVSILYSVVTPILNPIIYSFRNQEIRLALKNRMCISY; from the coding sequence ATGTTTTCCAATAACACAGTGTCAGAATTTATTTTCATTGGATTCCCAGCTTTGTACCATTATAATTCACTTCTGTTTGTGTGTCTTCTGATTGTGTACCTTCTTACTATAGCTGGTAATTTGACTATATGCCTTCTAGTTAAGACTGACCTACGCCTCCATTctccaatgtatatatttattagcactctgtcctttatAGAGATCTTTTATACAACTGCCACCATTCCGAAGATGTTGGTCAATCTCCTAGTTGAAAATAAAACTATATCTGTAAGAAACTGCCTCTTGCAGACATATTTCTTCCATGCGCTCGGATCTTGTGAGTGCTGTCTTCTTACTGCCATGGCCTATGACCGGTATTTGGCCATTTGCCACCCTCTTCACTATTCTTCCATCATGACCTCCACAATGACCATGAGGTTAGTTGGTTCATGTTTCACTCTTGGCTTTCTACTACCCCTCACCGAGATCCTTTTGATTTCTAGATTATCTTTTATTAACAACAAACTGGAACATATATTTTGTGACATACCACCATTGATCAGTTTGGCTTGTGGTGACACCTCCATTAATATTCTTGCTGATTTTGTTACAAATTGTTTCACTGTAGTTGTCaacttttttttggttatgaCCTCATATTTTAAGATCATTATGACTGTTATGAAAATAAAGACATCTGCTGGAAGAATGAAGGCTTTCTCCACCTGTGTGTCTCATCTGACTGTGGTGTTGATGTTCTTTACCTGTGCTTTGTTTATGTACATTCGGCTTACCAAGAGCTACTCTTTGTACTTTGACCGTGCGGTGTCCATCCTCTATTCAGTGGTCACTCCTATTTTGAACCCAATAATATACAGCTTTCGGAACCAAGAGATCAGACttgctttaaaaaacagaatgtgCATTTCctattaa
- the LOC140340239 gene encoding olfactory receptor 6N2-like, with the protein MRLSNDSNIYDIILIGFPNLQKFNILLFLTLLCIYLFIIAANILIFFVIQRQPSLHFPMNFFIGALSCLEICYTSVTIPKMLADLLNEEKKITLSACIVQAYVAHSLGASECYILTVMGYDRYLAICKPLQYSSIMTTRRYIHLVVGCFVGGFLIPLIEVILISPLPFCGPNQIENVFCDFTPLIYLACTDTNFYITVEFCIGLLILLIISFPLILFSYIRIILVILKIKSKLGRQKAFSTCGAHLIVVTLFFGSAAFVYVRVSKSSSVDLDRTVGLTYAVFTPLANPIIYGLKNREIKKSIQKYLSFPKVS; encoded by the coding sequence ATGAGACTTTCAAACGACAGTAACATTTATGATATTATTCTAATTGGATTCCCAAATTTGCAAAAATTTAACATCTTACTCTTCCTGACACTTCTCTGTATCTATTTATTCATCATTGCTGCCAACATTCTCATTTTCTTTGTAATCCAGCGACAACCCTCACTGCATTTTCCCATGAATTTCTTTATTGGGGCATTATCATGCTTGGAGATTTGTTATACATCTGTCACCATTCCAAAAATGTTGGCTGATCTTTTgaatgaagaaaagaagattACCCTATCAGCATGCATCGTGCAAGCATACGTGGCACATTCGCTAGGAGCCTCTGAGTGTTACATCCTTACAGTTATGGGTTATGATCggtatttggctatctgtaaaccATTACAATACTCGTCTATCATGACTACCAGACGGTATATACACTTGGTTGTTGGTTGTTTTGTTGGAGGATTTTTAATCCCACTTATTGAAGTTATTTTAATATCTCCACTTCCATTTTGTGGTCCAAATCAAATTGAAAATGTCTTCTGCGACTTTACACCATTAATCTATTTGGCATGTACAGATACAAATTTCTACATAACAGTTGAATTTTGTATTGGTCTCCTCATACTTTTGATCATATCATTTCCATTAATCTTGTTCTCTTACATCAGGATTATCCTTGTTATTCTGAAGATTAAATCCAAACTTGGTCGCCAGAAGGCATTTTCTACCTGCGGAGCTCATTTGATTGTGGTTACTCTGTTTTTTGGCAGTGCTGCTTTTGTCTATGTACGAGTTTCCAAAAGTTCCTCTGTAGACCTTGATAGAACTGTTGGTCTCACCTATGCTGTATTTACTCCACTAGCCAACCCCATCATATATGGTTTAAAAAATCGGGAAATcaaaaaatctatacaaaaatatttaagtttCCCTAAAGTTTCTTAA
- the LOC140340240 gene encoding olfactory receptor 6N2-like, with protein MFYNTTVSEFIITGFPALYHYNSLLFVCLLIVYLLIITGNVTICVLVKTDLRLHSPMYIFISALSFLEIFYTAVTIPKMLVNLLIGNKTISVRNCLLQTYFFHSLGSCENCLLTAMAYDRYLAICLPLYYSSIMTSTMTMRLVGSCFTLGFLFPLTEILLISRLSFCNSKMEHIFCDIPPLISLACGDTSINILANFVTNCFSIAVNFSLVMSSYFRIIMAVIKIKTSAGRMKAFSTCVSHLTVVLIFFTCILFMYIRLSKSYSLYFDRAVSILYSVVTPILNPVIYSFRNQEIRNSLRAHVLKSLFFKHQNCCREDIKSLPQGFPARG; from the exons ATGTTTTACAATACCACAGTGTCTGAATTCATTATCACTGGATTCCCAGCTTTGTACCATTATAATTCACTTCTGTTTGTGTGCCTTCTTATTGTGTATCTTCTTATTATAACTGGTAATGTGACTATATGCGTTCTAGTGAAGACTGACCTACGCCTCCATTctccaatgtatatatttattagcgCTCTGTCCTTCTTAGAGATCTTTTATACAGCTGTCACCATTCCGAAGATGTTGGTCAATCTCCTAATTGGAAACAAAACTATATCTGTAAGAAACTGCCTCTTACAGACATATTTCTTCCATTCTCTTGGATCTTGTGAGAACTGTCTTCTTACTGCCATGGCCTATGACCGGTATTTGGCCATCTGTCTTCCACTTTATTATTCTTCCATCATGACCTCCACAATGACCATGAGGTTAGTTGGTTCCTGTTTCACTCTTGGCTTTCTGTTTCCCCTCACTGAGATCCTTCTGATTTCTAGATTATCTTTTTGTAACAGCAAAATGGAACATATATTTTGTGACATACCACCATTGATCAGTTTGGCTTGTGGTGACACCTCCATTAATATTCTTGCTAATTTTGTAACAAATTGTTTTAGTATAGCTGTCAACTTTTCATTGGTCATGAGCTCATATTTTAGGATCATTATGGctgttataaaaataaagacatctGCTGGAAGAATGAAGGCTTTCTCCACCTGTGTGTCTCATCTGACTGTGGTGTTGATTTTCTTTACctgtattttgtttatgtatattcGGCTTTCCAAAAGTTACTCTTTGTACTTTGACCGTGCGGTGTCCATCCTCTATTCAGTAGTCACTCCTATTTTGAACCCAGTAATATACAGCTTTCGGAACCAAGAGATCAG AAACTCTCTGAGAGCACATGTTCTCAAATCCCTCTTCTTCAAACATCAAAATTGCTGCAGGGAAGATATTAAGTCACTGCCCCAGGGTTTCCCTGCCAGGGGGTGA